The Cydia pomonella isolate Wapato2018A chromosome 13, ilCydPomo1, whole genome shotgun sequence genome segment ctaactttaagaaaaacattaaatgaaaactatagcgggcatgatcagtttatctgtttttgagttatcgcaagaagtttccccttcatagtaaaaagacttacttactttaattaggtactgattatgcaaatttgcctatttgtttaactcgggtcaaaaggtaccgtttcatgccttggtttacaatttactatactttaagctccagtttagcttattgtgacggaagagtaactacggaaccctacactgagcgtggcccgacatgctcttggccggtttttattagaTACTATCTTTTATTCTACTTGCGGATCCTGCTTAGACGAACGCTATGATACCAATAACTCAAATCCGTTAAAAATGTAGATatgttcaaaattcaaaattcaaaacatACCTACAAACAAACATGCCTTCAATTAATCAGATACTTTTGCAGCTGAACTAATTCTATAAGATGTTATTTTAGTGGTCtataaggtgtaacaaaaatagtggggtcACAAGAAACATCAGATCCTGCGTCTTTTTTAAACGAATACAGTATTTTGAGGATACTCCCATTATAAAGTTCAGGTGGCCTAGCCGGGCGATATCACTCTTATCGGCTACTGAGAGCGTCCATTGCCTACATAGTGAGTTCATTGCAAACGAGTATGTGATATAATAAATGTTATGGCGTTTTAGTGGTTTTATGCATAggaatgtataaaataatattccatTTACAGTCCATCTACGTCAAGCCATAGTCATAGTCAGTGCAGGCTTGACATAGATGAACTCTATTTGATTTATctgaacatgtttttttttaaatgctttttGTGATTATGTTGGTCCTGTATATATCCATAATTAAATAATcagtaattgtaaaatatacatTGTAAAATAAAGTTATGGCCCACTTAATAACTGAAATAAGCTTCTcaacatgtaaacataaattcaTTTGACGAGTTGTCTCACAATCATAGTCTTAATGTCGTCCAACCACTGTTCCTTATATTCTAAGTCTAGTATAGCGCTGAAGGACTGCGCGCGTTGCGCCTCGCACATTTTGCCTGTCAGTAAGTACGCAACGGATTCAACGCAAAGAAAACCCATGCCTTCACTCAACGACCACACGTAGATCTTATCAGCAGTCTCCGGCGTTAGCTGGAATTGTAATATGGCACTACTTAGCAAGCCTTTCAGTTTGTCAAAAAGGAACCTGTCGGCTAGCAACAGTACTTCTAAGTTAGTTTCTAATTTGTCCGCTAGAGGGAACACTTGCACGTCGCATTTTGGGTTATTTAAGCCGAAATGCAATAGAGTAAATAAGTACTCGAGCGCTGGTTTTGTTACGTTTTGCAGTCTGACGCATTTTTCTGCCGATTCCTTGAAGCATCCCATAAGCATGGCACTGAATACTTCAGAGTTCTGACATAGGAATATCTTATTTGCGTTAACTTGTGACTTATCGTCTAACTCGAATGTCACTATGTCGGATACTGCCAAGTTGTCTAATATAGGATCGTAGCTGACACAGATCTGGTCGTTGAACCTGTTCTCCAAAGATTTAGGGTCTTTGATGTGTACGTTTGTGGCAAGCTTCGATAGGGCGGTTACGCACACTTTCATGTCTTCTTTGGATTCCGTTATTATGTTGAACAGGATGTTTAAGGCGTTGCAatctataaaatatttcttcaaCGGTTTTTCAGTTCTGAAAAATATACCAAGATTTTTACGTGACTGGTGACGTATATATTTGGAAAAAAGGTCATAAGTTATTTGCTTTGTGTAAATAACTAGAATATTCAAATATGTCCTATTTTTAAATAGCAAACATCGTTGGAGCAGagaaaaacaagaatttgagtttaaatttatttaagaacTTTTTATCACTACATATTGTAAAACAAACTCCCCCaccgtgtctgtctgtctgtatgttcgcgataaactcaaaaactactgtgtAGAATTTGTTAACATTTTATGTGACCCGTTCGAAGCCGAGGCGGGTCGCTAgtatcctttaaaaaaaatcaggattGACTACAGAACTCTGCACCTGTTAAGTTCTCAAGTCTTTTGTCGAGGGAGTTgttgttataattttaatgGATGAGTTTTTACGAGAGCTACAGTAGACTTACCTTACTATGTATGGCAGTGTGATGGAGAGTGTTTGTTGCATGGCGGGGGAGCCCTTTAGGAGCTGGTAACTAATTTCGCCGATACCGTAACTGGACTCTGCCAGGATTGTTAACTGAGCCAACAGTTTTGAGCTCAATCTCAagatctgaaaaaaaagcatagGTTATAAAGTACTCCTCACACATAAAAGGACCGACCTTTACACCAAACCGTCTATCATGGTTAAAGAATTTGCAAATCTTTATTgtgggaagtttcatagttcACTCCCGAGTATCGTTGATCAGTTCTGTAAATGTGGTTGGGGCAACTAGCCAAAGTTTTCATTAGTAGTCGAGCCCATAGCGCCAACACAAGAAcacctatatatattttatggcgTACGTTGttaaagtaaccttcacacatTGAAATAAGGTTTATATGGCCTCGCAAGCGACTCTAATTATGGCGTGCGAGTTACGTTTTTGGATATTACATGTGGCTTTCGAAGGGTCAACTTAATAGGATCAATCCCGTAAGTTCCGTTTTGTTTTGAGGTATAGAAAAACATTATATAACGAAAATAGTGGTCACACCTGCTTGCACTGCTGGCATTTAGTAGGCGGATGCTTGGAGACGACCGACATTTTGTGTAGTCTAAGAGCTATTCTATGCTTGAGTATACTCATGAGGCACAGGGCATTGCTGGAAAGAAAAGAtcaaatgatttaatttaatgaatcaCTTCACCTCTAAATGTTATTGCATACATAAGTTCTAAGAAACCAATTGGTACTACGAGATGCgattataacacaaataaataacatatatcAACTCTATTTTTACAATCGTAAGATATCAAATTAAGTAACTCTTGCAAGTGTTCTTGCCGCCCTGCCCAAAGGCCGTATACTGTCCTCTACATAATCCAATAACGCATCGTGGGCACCCTCTCCTCGTGAGTAGGTACTTCCAAGGAGTAAATAGATACGGGTTCTCGGATAGCCCCGATACTTTTACGCGTCAGTTGTTATTACTAATATCAAGTCTATCTTAACTTGAAACTCGAGCAAGCCCGCCCTGCTGCTGCTTGCACATCTCAACATAATCCAGCAACGCATTGTGGCGCTCTCGTCCCGTGAATAGTTCCAATGTATGATTATTGTTTAGATACTGGTTCTTCTCGTATGACCCCGAGATTACTCGCCAGTTGATATACTAATATTAACtctatttttataattgtaagGTATACAATTGAGCGTACCTTAACACTCGAGCAAGTATCCTAGCCGCCCTGCCCAAAGGCCGCTTGCACTTCTCAACATAATCCAGCAACGCATTAAGACATTCTCTACCCGTCAGCAGTTCCAACGTATGATTAGACACTGGTTCTTCTCGTATGGCCCCGAGGCTATTGCATGCGCCGTGGGACACTCGGAACAGGAGTACGAGAACGCACGCTATGCGGGAGGTCTTCGAGTTCTCTAGCTTGCCGGAGCTCTCTAAAAATTAATTTGTGGTTAAAATAgttgtttttatatttgttgcGTTTAAATTTGCTGGTtatatagttatattatatatataatgagACTTCTGCATGTCATAAATGTTAGTATCGCCTGACACCTGGTCTGTCTGTCCGACATAAGGCAGTCTCGCTCACCGGCTGCGGGCGCGTCGTCGAGGCTCTCGTCGTCGTCCATGATGAGCTCGTCGAGCCCGTGCGCCACCTGCGCCGCGGCCAGCTCGGCGCGCGCCGCGGCGCCGTCCGCCTCGCCCTCCGCCTCGCACAGCACTGGGGAGTACCGCCCCGATATCTCAGAATCGGAACTCTCTGTACACAAAAAAGCTTAAATGTGACTTTGAAATGTTAAATACTCGTACGACTAAAACATTAAGACTAAGGGTGCAAACATAGTGGGAtcgtaatgtttttttaagttatttgatACGATTCGACGAACGGCTCAGAATCTAAATTAGGTCGCTGAGACTTAAAACTAGAATAAACTGAAAAGACAAAACGAAAGAACTCGTATAATACGTTATACGTGTGTCTGACGGTTACGTAAAAGTTTTCAcggttattattttacttacctTCATTAATGCTCAGAGGCGAAGTAGGGCTTTCACTGCCCGAGCTCCATTGAAAGTCCTTCCAACATGACGAGCCCATACTGCTGCCCTCGCCCGTGCTCACGCCCGACTCGGGGCTCCAGTCCAGCCGCGCGCGCTTGCTGGCGGGGAACTGGGAGCCAGCCGGGAACCCGGGCTGGCCTAACCCGGCCTCGTAGTAAGGTGATAGGGGGCTTTGCGGTCGGTCGGGGCTCATGGCGCTTCGGGAGCTGGAAGGCCATTCGGGGCTTTTCGGCTCCCAATATACTCCAGCTGACCAGTCTTTGCTGGCCATTTTGATTAATtgtgatttctgaaataaataaacagtgtGAGTTCTCAGAGAATGTGGGcatgaaaattataaattgcACAATTTTTTCGACATCACAATAGGCATGATATTTTACTATGCAATCTGCCACAAATTGGCCTagctttttaattcattttaattacagACAGATATACTGACTATATAGGCATAGTATAGTAtgaatcgcaaaaaaaaaatagaataaaatatacattttgtatggagggtCAAAATTTTCAAAGTGGTAGCCGACCCCtaaaagaatttaaaaattctgaaaatatattacaTTGGTTTTTTTAGtgttaaattttacattaagcGAGTGCTCCGTAGAAAAATATTACTTCGAGAAAATCATGACCCTTTGATCTAATCTAAAAAGGGattgtttgtttcttttatgtagCGGTTACAAATGCTACTGCTACTGACTGAACGGGAACAAACTCGTTTAAAAAGCAATTGTGCCGTCCTAATTATATGGTATAAATTCATGTAACAGCTCATCTGTTACCTGACAAACTCTTATGACCGTTATCTCAGAATGACATGTTACATAAATTTTAACCTTAAGACCATGGCGATAGTTGCTTTATAAAcgacatttacagtacatatggggctactttatagcactagtgcgacaagtagcatattacgttactgtgtcgaacatttaaagggccatatgtactgtaaaacgttgtacgatacatgtgcgaataggtaattcgcaactcgtgtcgatttaaaacactcccttcggtcgtgttttaatttatcgccactcgtttcgaatttcctatttttcgcacttgtatcgtaatgtactattttgctaTGGCACGCGCCGAAGACAGTTCTGCAGAAAAGAAACAAAGGCagttgtttaacagattagggccCCAGCCGAAAAATTCATCTCAGAAAATTTGTACTATAATAGAGGCCCCCCATTAGGATTTTTCTTACAGCCTTGTGTCCAAAATGTACACGTCCAGAATAACCTCAGTACTCcactatattttaaaatgatttattccagataatttataattactaCATGCCTTTTTTAAAGTCATAGGGCTCCTTGACCGCGCCCTTTTCAGGTGCTTCCGCCGCGGCGTCTCTTCGTCACTCTGACTGTCCTCCGAGGCATCACTGTCCACCGCATCCACAAACCCCACTATCATATTATCCCTCTCAATCACCACCTTTAGCTCATCTTCATTCTTCGAACAAAAAGGGCCTCGACGTCTTACGAATAACGACTTTCCATCGTCATTATTTAACTTTGCTTCGGTTTTTGGGGCCTCGGTCTCTTCTGTTTTAAATGCGGTTACGATTTCGTTTGACTCTGCGTTTTCCAAGTTGTTGTGTTCAAAGTCCATGGTTGCTACGAAGGTAGTTAGTTCGTCAGTCAGCAGGCTGATGAGCCCTTTGCTGACTAGGATTTGGAATGCTGGAAGGTAATATCATGCATCAAATATGTCATGAAGTCTTGCTATTAATACTATAATGAAACATAACGCATTGTTATCAAGATAACAAGACAATATAAGGGCTCTTCTACAATTGCCAGGAAGGCAGCTTCTATGCTTACTGCACATGTTAAGTACACAATAAGTATATTGTATAAAATGCGTCACTTACAAGTATCATCGAACACATATTGCAGCAACGCCCGCATAGCATCTGGGCTGACCCGAGCCGCGGCAAGTAGAAGTGGCAGTCCGCCGCAGTGTCGCAGCCGCGAGCGGTTCACTGACTCACCACTCAGCTGCGCGAGGGCGCGGGCCGCCGATTCTGTCTTTTGCCAGTATGAATCCTCTGGAAAATCATAAGTATTCATTATGTATcaaatgtaatatatttatttcctcaactcaattaattttgaaatctaGAGAGCAAACtactaatgaaataataacTTTGGAAATAAGGATGGAAAATATCGTAGTCACGGGCGAGACCAGAGCTTGCGACTACAAGATATCAGTACGCCACTGTACCAACTGAGCTACTgagaataggcgggtccacatagagcgagcatacgcgcgaggcaatttcctcacgcacaaaacggctaGTGTAGATTTGCCACGGCCGAGGTGGCTCGCTCaagcgaggaaaacgcacgcgccgcctccCCCTTCTCCCTCTACACTGGCTGTATTGTGCGCGAGGACATTGCCTCGCGCGTGTGCTCGCTCTTACTATTTCGTATTGGAGTTCAGTCTCACCTGTGGCAGTAAAGAAATATTTCACTATTTTCCTCAATGGATTAAATCAGCTATGTAAAAAATAGGTGAGGCATAGGTATTATGGATACAAACACACATTTATGATATAAACATCTTTAAGTATTGCAtgaaaaaatgatcttgctaattgaaaaataatgaaatctgAGAGTAGTGAGTTTACAAGGgtcaatgtaaataaaaagtaacaTTGTAATTTTACCTGAATTCTTAAGTAAAATTCTAACAAGGCACTCCACAAGTCCAGCAGTGCCAAGAAGTGGCCGGCATGAAGAGAGGTAGCATAAGTTCATAAGACATTTCAATGCCACTGATTCATATGTTTTAGTCAATGCCACCAAGCACTGGTATCCTCTGCCATCACCTTGTatctaaaatgtaaatatttttatgttccATAACAAAATTGGCATCAGTATTACTTTTGCAAAATACTTCAAGTAGCAACTTTTAAATAGGTGTAATAAAAAAGGTCATGCAGTCCAAGGTTTCAGTATGGAAATTAGACAGCATTGGTTGTAGAAACCTGTCTTTATTATCAAAccaaaattatatacttaggtCATGATTTTTATTCTTGAAAAGGAACCATTAAACCATTTTCTATGTAGTATtgtattttaagcaaaataaatttattcatatttaggcgggtccacacagagggagcatacgcgcgaggtaaATTCCTCACGCACAAAGCGGCCAGTGTATACATGCTTCGGCCGAAgcggcgcgctcaggcgagCGAAACGCGCGCGACGCCTCGGCCGAAgcacatctacactggccgctttgtgtgtgaggaaatttcctcgcgtgtatgctcgctctgtgtggccCCGCCTTCTCACTCATTATATTGTTTGAGACTATATTTCCTATTAGGGTTTTCTATCAACAACAGCTATGCTTTAATTGCACATTGACTTATTTGGATTGCTCTAcccgtaaataaaaaaattaaattacctgtTCTGCACATAATGCAGAGGCATGGGTTGTGAAGTAACCCAAGCACTTTAAAATACCACATATTAGTTCCTCTTGGCTCTTCCTCAAGCCTTCACCTTCTTTACTTGGATTGCAAGTAGATTTGATTACACCAGCAGACTCACACTCAGTTGTTAGAAGAATAGCTATGCAGCGAACTGCATTTAAACTAAGCATTTCCTCTCTTTTTTCTGGGACCATCCATAATTGTCTAGAAATGAGGAAAACATTGTAAGAAGATGTGTACTTAGAATTCTCAGgaaataaacattaatcaattCATAAGTATTTTATCCTCTAGCAACATCAATTGTTTTCCATCTGTAACAACTCTTCATTGGTTTCAACTGGCTATCTCACTCTCTGTTTTGTTGATTAGTAGAGTCATACcatagacagtgcaagtgtcattttaaacatcaaacttctatgaaatgatgacgtttacttaacacttgcacaggctgggctatcaaactcgttgccaacttatcttggtctgactctatttagAATTATAATTACAGTTTTATGGCAGCAGTGCCACATTGACAAACAACAAAGTGGTTCCTTTTGCTTGATACCAAACTTATAGTTAAGATATGAAAAGTATGTTTGTGTCGgtaaaaataacatataaatttTTTACATTGATAGAGGAATGTGTTGTACAATACTTTAACGGTTCACTTCCCagtcaaaaatgtataaaaaggtTTTTACCTTACAGCTCTAACAGCCATCGTTAATGTAGGATATGAAGTATTTTTATCCCGGCTTTCTATCAGTGTGATGAGTGCAGTGACCACCCCATGGTTGTGCAAGTTCTCTGCATTGCTGGTCTTCTGGGCCATATTGCCGATGACACGACAGGCCCTACCTACAATACTGTCTCGGCAGACTGTCTTCAAAATAGACACGAGAGGTCCATAGTAGTTCAACTTTCCaacctaatttaaaataatacaagaaattaattaggaaaaaaaaatatatctaaaaaatcATATTGAATTTGTGTAAAACTTCAGGGGTCAGTAAAATAATACTATGTCCTTCAGAGTTTGTAATTAACACAGCGAAACAATGTGACCCAAATAGTTAAAGTAATACTCACAGCTAAACTACTTTCATCTTCTAGACAACAATTCCCCAATATACTTAACGTTAAATCTAGAATTCTTTCATTGGGTTTGCGTAAATGTGGCAGTAAACACTCCAACCCTCCACAATCTCGAAAAAGTTGAATTCCACTATCATTTGTTATTACTTTACTTCGTATTTTCAATAGGGTATCCTGGACACGGCTTGATGATGTTGATTTCAATCCTTCTATAGTAGATTTAACATAAtttttgtccattttaaaaacaaatttatgaaatttatttatttcattatttaattcaGCCCCATTTTGACAATTATGTCTTTGTTGATAGATATTTCCACGTTATGAAGACATTTAAGTAGCTTCTAttctaaaatatgaaataaataatataattagacCGTTCTTATAACTTCAAAAATAGCATACCAAATTGAAAGACAAAGTTAAATACAACATATTTACTAAATTCTGTCCTACTTGTACTGTTTACTTCAATAAGAAATCATAAATGTACTAATTTTTCTCAATTTCCTAATTAGTGCTGCGTAGCTTGAAACATTTGCCTAATTTGGAACGTAAGAATAGATAGGTGACAGTTCGTCTATAGTTTATGGTGAAAATAATCTTTAAAACTATTCAAGTAATAAGTAAAAGCGCtcaatatttattcaattcatgAAATGATTAATGTTTTGACATCGAGAGGAACAAAGACAAGATAGAGCAAAATTAGTAATGAAGACTATGTGACAGAAACATAATTGTGATAATTTTTTATACTGAGTGAACCAGTTAAATACAATTTTTGGTGATTAATTTGTAACATAAAATTGACATGAAATCGTTTTGTGAGAGATGAGTGTCTTCGGGGATTTTCAACGTGTGTGGGTGCAAAGATTTCCAGAGAGTGCTTTACCAGCCGCTTGGGAGGAAGATGTCAGGGCCAATTTGGCTAAACACAAACAGAAAGTGGCTATACTTAGGGAGGAGTTAGAGAAGGAAGAATTCTACGTGGAGTATCTGGAGACCCTGTTGTCTGATGTGGAGAAACATAAGACAGCGTCGCTGGGGAAAGGGGTGCCGCCCTCGGGAGCTGACGTGAGCGAGGCTGAAGATAACGCGGCTGATACCAAGCAGGTAATCTTCTATGCTGCTGAGTGATTACATGATTATAAAACCATGTTCGTATATTTGTTTTGGTTAACTTTAAAAGTCTCTTTGTGTTCTGTCTGTATGCATTTACAATAACACACTTATTATCCTTATCTAAGATGATTGTGTCATATCAATTCCATAACAAGGCGTATTGTAGTCATTTCATATTGAGTTCTTAGATATTGGATCATTAATAATTCatgaataattataaaaagaaaaattatgaattagcATTTAATTGCTTTAATTGAAggtgaataatttaattttcattgaaCAATcatataaaagtttaaaaaaatctcataACTAACTTGCCACTGAACATAACTGTCTCAGGTGGTCATAGaatcagtttttatttaatgctaaTAAGAATGTACACCTCTGCTACAGTAAGCTGATAAATATTGATCATTAACAACTGCTCATTGATTCATGAAGCATGCAATTACAGTTATCTTAGTTACTTCACACTTGGACTATTAAGGGGGCAGTTATCTCAGTTTAACTATTGTTTTTCAAGGAATTGTCCCATTAGATCTGTATAAATTCTGATAGAACATGATACATAGCAGGTtttataataacataattaaatatcagGAGACCATCAGTGTAAATTACACTAAAAATGGCCAAAGCACATTAATATTTgcttttacaaatatttaaacatttacTATGAAGAGCCCCATGAAGTCAGCTTTAACCTTTTAAAGGGCAAGACTGAAAAAAATCTCAATTCAAGCCTCAACATCATCCTATAGTCCAAAAAATTCTGTAcatcaaaaaaatacaaacagatAATGTTACAGGGTGGTCTTTTTTGAGACTGTTGCCCTATAAAgggataaatataatattcattcattGTTAACATGAATGGATGAATTGAACAGgaaattgtatttatattctattaaatatgttaatgaATGTAGTAAAAATCATTCACTTACTATTTTTTCTTTCAAGCAAATTGATTGACTCAAAATCAAATCAGAAACTCAATCTTGTTTTGTGAGTCATAAAGTTCTGGTCTCAATGTACTGTGTAAGAAAGATATGCTCTTGAAATAATGAACAACTGATATTAACTGCATAAGTATTCAACATGTTACGACAAGCGGAACTTAAGTAGATGAGTCACTATATCACCTCATATTTACTATTGGTTTAAAATTCTCTTGCATATCTTGCTTGggtaaaaaagattttattaaatgtataatatacaacTGTATTTCCTATACTGGTAAATTCACATTTCTATGAcaatttttattgtatagtGGGTGTTAGAACATAAATTTCGAATAAGATTATGGTAATAGCTGGTTGGATCTTGTAGCacatactatttttataaaacatgaCATTCCAAACATTACTGTAATGTAAAACATACTTTGCATAtatacctaaaggttgtctggaataaattgctttttagcaataagaccgcctgttgtttacctctacttctgttgctgttttctctctgtattttttttattgaggtgtgcaataaagagtatttgtattgtattgtataattggttccataaatataattttttggaCCAAATTTGGagtaaaaaacactttttaataCTTACATTTCATACTCATGCTATGGCAAATAcacattaatacataatatataaatcattttattCAGTGAAAGATGGTTACTCATTTATGACCACTACTACTAATGCCAAGCTAATAAAACTGTAACCATGAAAAGGTACTCAgttaacttgtttaaataatgGCTTGGTTAATAATGCTTGTTACCATTTAATCAGTCAAATGACCACTAATGGATGACACCTCACCCAAATTAATAACATGAGTGCCCATATTTTTGCCAATGGCCCATTCCTTCAATTGCACTGACACTAATCAGTTTTAATTGGAGGACTTTCTATTTTTACTGCTTTCCTCTTACACATAGATCttgaatacttaataatttaggCTATAGCTGGGCGGAATATGgagtttataatatttaaaatggaaaAACGTAACCCAATGCAAGAGAAATTTTCTGGAGGAGCTTAGTTGTTGGCATTTAACTGAATAATTTGGCTGAATAAAATGTTGGCAGATATGCCGAATACTCAGCCTACTTTCATTTGgactatttttgtatatttttatagtgtGAATTGGGTCTGTTGTGTATGATTCACACaccaatattgtttttttatttattttctaatggACTAGCACAATTTTGATCTAATTGGTTAATGCACCAATCACAACCAAGAAAATGATTAGGAAATTATCTACACTTCataaataggtaaaaaaaaaaatctagaccACACTAATAAAATCCTCTGGTGGGTCGTAACATAATTTGGGTATAATATTAACTCATCATCATCTATGATTTAGGTTTCCAACACAGACTCATTGTCTAAGAAGAGCATAACAAGTCTAACAAGTAGTAAAAGCGATGAGTCTGCCCCTGAGACAGCTGAGGCTGAACCAGTGCAGTTGAGGAGTAAGCCAACTAAGCCCCTGCATGTGGAGAGGAGCTCCGTCAACCAGTGCATCAATGAGCTCTCTTCTAACTTGGTGGCCGAGGCGGCTCGGAGAAGATGCAACAGTGAAGTAGTGCAGCGAACTGAAAATAATCAGGATACAAATGGTAGGTATTCAGTACTTAAGGCACATTGGCTTGACTTTGAAAGTGGGATAATTTGAAAATGGGAAATATCTACTAAAACAGTAAGCTTGATAAAAGTTGCAGCAGCGTGTGCAGCTAAAGTATGAAGTGCTTCTggttatatagatattttgatttgacctttttaaatttatcgcaCTTTCGAAGTTAACCAAATACCCAATCTCACACTTAAAATGTTGGCATTTCACCTTTTTTGTACTCTGTCTTGCAAAAAACCTTTAACGAACTTTATGTTAAtgataaaactaattaaaacttTGAGCACCGTCTTTCATTGCATCTTACACAGAagcaattaattataaattcgaGGGTGACCGAAAAATTCTGAAGTTAAAGCGATTTTTTAGACAATCCCTCCctactattataatatttatattaacagaatagaacgtatacagaaaaagtttgtaaaatacctctgctttaaaatgaaaactccttataattcatccaattatgacaatatttgtaaaaaacatcaccttatcccactacataaacgtcgacagattgcagatattacttatatacttaatattttaaatggtaacattgattgtcctgaattgctcgctaagctctcattcaatactccatctaggtctaaaagatacttccctcccctctcaattcctttttcatcacgtaattacagaaataacagctttctactacgagctggtaaaagtctaaatgaactaacgaaggagcgggatatagacgtttttaatagcaatgtcacaactataagacggattctaacagacaaattacttgagtgagcgagtcgtatgtgttggcatattattgtatctGTATCGATTAACGTTTTTagtttactaataagttttggtttctttgttcagtatataatataataagtattaatatttaaaaatattagtggtaacacgttgtaaaaaaaaaaaatctagtgctaaccaccaattatctgttaacctgttgctaccggtggg includes the following:
- the LOC133524359 gene encoding armadillo repeat-containing protein 5, translating into MDKNYVKSTIEGLKSTSSSRVQDTLLKIRSKVITNDSGIQLFRDCGGLECLLPHLRKPNERILDLTLSILGNCCLEDESSLAVGKLNYYGPLVSILKTVCRDSIVGRACRVIGNMAQKTSNAENLHNHGVVTALITLIESRDKNTSYPTLTMAVRAVRQLWMVPEKREEMLSLNAVRCIAILLTTECESAGVIKSTCNPSKEGEGLRKSQEELICGILKCLGYFTTHASALCAEQIQGDGRGYQCLVALTKTYESVALKCLMNLCYLSSCRPLLGTAGLVECLVRILLKNSEDSYWQKTESAARALAQLSGESVNRSRLRHCGGLPLLLAAARVSPDAMRALLQYVFDDTSFQILVSKGLISLLTDELTTFVATMDFEHNNLENAESNEIVTAFKTEETEAPKTEAKLNNDDGKSLFVRRRGPFCSKNEDELKVVIERDNMIVGFVDAVDSDASEDSQSDEETPRRKHLKRARSRSPMTLKKKSQLIKMASKDWSAGVYWEPKSPEWPSSSRSAMSPDRPQSPLSPYYEAGLGQPGFPAGSQFPASKRARLDWSPESGVSTGEGSSMGSSCWKDFQWSSGSESPTSPLSINEESSDSEISGRYSPVLCEAEGEADGAAARAELAAAQVAHGLDELIMDDDESLDDAPAAESSGKLENSKTSRIACVLVLLFRVSHGACNSLGAIREEPVSNHTLELLTGRECLNALLDYVEKCKRPLGRAARILARVLSNALCLMSILKHRIALRLHKMSVVSKHPPTKCQQCKQILRLSSKLLAQLTILAESSYGIGEISYQLLKGSPAMQQTLSITLPYIVRTEKPLKKYFIDCNALNILFNIITESKEDMKVCVTALSKLATNVHIKDPKSLENRFNDQICVSYDPILDNLAVSDIVTFELDDKSQVNANKIFLCQNSEVFSAMLMGCFKESAEKCVRLQNVTKPALEYLFTLLHFGLNNPKCDVQVFPLADKLETNLEVLLLADRFLFDKLKGLLSSAILQFQLTPETADKIYVWSLSEGMGFLCVESVAYLLTGKMCEAQRAQSFSAILDLEYKEQWLDDIKTMIVRQLVK